In Microvenator marinus, one genomic interval encodes:
- a CDS encoding peptidase T, which yields MSLPELKELSLKNLEAVVAIESASDESSETIPSTTGQTVLAEYLAEFFSSLGGQVTRDEFANTVAYWPARHASGTAPEIAMMVHLDTARGTQPMESLNRLASWDGEAIPYPENPNLRVSVANYPALSRYLGQELVFGNGVSPFGLDDKLGLTYLMTLIQHLQANPELSHPGLYIIARPDEEIGRMEALESVADFLAERGVRSGYTIDGLDPFEINIENFNASAASVFFEGRLAPVDGQVYKLTIGGVNTHGATAWAEGHRPATRLAAEVLNALEGTPVAWIGFESDSMRDCDAVAHCIAYNEDAAKALEKTLRDVVGPHIVRGASWKMEKVEAYRGQSAAADALRFVWEFLNSNPGFTLAAEDSSGFDGYSQPYRILPVEDGFRLDIRLRDFAPEMLKEREEHVRRLAGSRKVQVSSQYINMGPHLKERPELVKWALAAGAKAGVESQIQPIRGGTGVDPFLERGIGVANLGTGYFAPESEKEFTTLEFMAQHVRWLAALCEVVAEGKA from the coding sequence ATGAGTTTGCCTGAGTTAAAAGAGCTTTCCCTCAAGAACCTTGAAGCAGTTGTGGCCATCGAGAGCGCGTCAGATGAGTCCAGTGAGACGATTCCGAGCACAACCGGCCAGACAGTCTTAGCTGAGTATCTGGCCGAATTTTTCTCCAGTCTAGGAGGCCAAGTCACGCGTGACGAGTTCGCGAATACTGTGGCGTATTGGCCGGCCCGTCATGCCTCGGGAACGGCTCCCGAGATCGCGATGATGGTCCATTTAGACACAGCGCGGGGCACGCAACCGATGGAGTCGCTAAACCGCCTCGCGTCTTGGGACGGTGAGGCTATTCCGTACCCTGAGAACCCGAATTTGAGAGTGAGCGTTGCGAATTATCCAGCCCTGAGTCGGTACCTCGGCCAAGAGCTTGTATTTGGGAACGGCGTGTCTCCATTTGGGCTCGACGACAAGCTCGGACTTACCTATTTGATGACGCTCATCCAGCATTTGCAGGCGAATCCTGAGCTCAGCCACCCTGGGCTCTATATCATCGCGAGGCCGGACGAGGAGATTGGGCGCATGGAGGCTTTGGAGAGCGTCGCGGATTTCCTGGCTGAGCGCGGCGTGCGCTCCGGCTACACGATCGACGGTTTGGACCCTTTCGAGATCAATATCGAGAATTTTAACGCGTCAGCGGCATCGGTGTTCTTTGAGGGAAGGCTCGCGCCGGTGGACGGCCAAGTCTACAAATTGACGATTGGCGGCGTGAACACTCACGGCGCAACCGCATGGGCTGAGGGCCACCGGCCTGCCACGCGTCTTGCGGCCGAGGTTTTGAACGCGTTGGAAGGCACGCCCGTCGCGTGGATTGGGTTCGAGTCCGACTCCATGCGTGATTGTGATGCCGTAGCGCACTGCATTGCCTACAACGAAGATGCCGCTAAGGCGCTTGAAAAGACGCTGCGGGACGTGGTCGGGCCACATATCGTGCGTGGCGCCTCGTGGAAGATGGAGAAGGTCGAGGCCTATCGCGGGCAAAGTGCTGCAGCGGACGCTCTTCGATTTGTTTGGGAATTCCTGAACTCAAACCCGGGTTTCACGCTCGCCGCCGAGGATTCCTCTGGTTTTGACGGCTATTCGCAACCCTATCGGATTTTGCCCGTGGAAGATGGTTTTCGTCTCGATATTCGCCTGCGCGACTTTGCGCCGGAGATGCTCAAGGAGCGCGAGGAACACGTGCGCCGACTCGCCGGCAGCCGTAAGGTTCAGGTTTCAAGCCAGTACATCAATATGGGCCCTCATCTTAAGGAGCGCCCAGAGCTTGTGAAATGGGCACTTGCGGCGGGTGCAAAGGCCGGAGTGGAGAGCCAAATCCAGCCGATCCGTGGAGGCACCGGGGTGGACCCGTTCTTGGAGCGCGGGATTGGCGTGGCGAACCTCGGGACCGGTTATTTTGCGCCCGAGAGTGAGAAAGAATTTACGACGTTAGAATTCATGGCCCAGCACGTGCGATGGCTGGCTGCCCTCTGTGAAGTGGTTGCCGAAGGAAAGGCATGA